A stretch of the Thermodesulfobacteriota bacterium genome encodes the following:
- a CDS encoding response regulator produces the protein MKIPRILLVDDEVAFANNVLKLLSKRGYDVIAVNDGESAIRTLGEKEFDVVILDMKMPGMDGIATLKEIKEKEPLVEVVILTGHGTVESGIEGMQLGAFDFVMKPANIADLHEKVCQAYQRKLIEEERIKQQESGR, from the coding sequence ATGAAAATACCCAGAATTCTCCTGGTTGATGATGAGGTGGCATTTGCCAACAACGTCCTGAAGCTTCTATCTAAAAGAGGGTATGATGTCATTGCTGTAAATGACGGAGAAAGTGCTATCCGTACCCTCGGGGAAAAAGAGTTCGACGTTGTAATCCTTGACATGAAGATGCCGGGGATGGATGGTATTGCCACACTGAAAGAAATTAAGGAAAAAGAACCTCTTGTAGAAGTGGTAATACTTACAGGACATGGGACTGTTGAATCGGGGATTGAAGGGATGCAATTAGGGGCTTTTGATTTTGTGATGAAACCAGCCAATATTGCCGATCTCCATGAAAAGGTCTGCCAGGCATACCAGAGAAAGTTGATCGAGGAAGAAAGAATCAAACAACAGGAATCAGGCAGGTGA